In Niallia sp. FSL W8-0635, one genomic interval encodes:
- a CDS encoding flagellar protein FlgN → MSATLLMQTLDKLVKLHESLHEVAKKKTEIIKVGDMEALQQIMKDEQAHIMSIQKLEEARITISKRIVANVPNPSVMDCVKHLDSQDAVDVLEIANHLKEIIMDLKEINSLNQQLLQQSMQFVNISLDLFKPTQKSINYGKPSGNNIRTNTIGKQGKSFLNIKA, encoded by the coding sequence ATGTCAGCTACATTATTAATGCAGACGTTAGACAAGCTTGTGAAGCTACACGAAAGTTTACATGAAGTTGCAAAAAAGAAGACTGAAATTATTAAGGTTGGCGATATGGAAGCCCTTCAGCAAATTATGAAGGATGAACAGGCTCATATTATGAGTATCCAAAAGCTAGAAGAAGCAAGGATTACGATCTCTAAACGTATTGTTGCAAATGTTCCTAATCCTTCTGTAATGGATTGTGTGAAGCATCTTGATTCACAGGATGCGGTAGATGTATTAGAAATTGCCAATCATCTAAAAGAAATCATCATGGATTTAAAAGAAATAAATTCATTGAATCAACAGCTTCTTCAACAATCCATGCAATTTGTCAATATTTCCTTGGATTTATTTAAGCCGACGCAGAAAAGCATCAATTATGGTAAGCCGAGCGGCAATAATATTCGAACGAACACGATTGGAAAACAAGGAAAGAGCTTCTTAAATATTAAGGCATAA
- the flgM gene encoding flagellar biosynthesis anti-sigma factor FlgM, which produces MKINNYGTQGVNPYKKVNKVEQSNKAEGTKGTDKVEISSAAKELQQVSQVSAARTEKIDALKKQVQSGTYEVKPQDVAKSILNFYSKN; this is translated from the coding sequence ATGAAAATTAATAATTATGGAACACAAGGGGTTAACCCATATAAAAAAGTAAATAAAGTGGAACAATCGAATAAAGCGGAAGGAACAAAAGGAACAGATAAAGTGGAGATTTCTTCAGCTGCTAAAGAATTACAGCAGGTTTCCCAAGTTTCTGCTGCCCGCACAGAAAAGATTGATGCATTAAAGAAACAGGTACAAAGCGGTACATATGAAGTGAAACCGCAAGATGTTGCTAAAAGCATTTTAAACTTTTATTCCAAAAACTAA
- a CDS encoding TIGR03826 family flagellar region protein: protein MAELGNCPQCGDIYVLNSIRDVCLKCYKEEEADFEKVYQFIRKKQNRTAQMDEVVEATGVERTLIYKFIKKGRIKLAQFPNLGYPCAKCGTIIRDGKLCQPCTTGIQSDLQLVEKEEERQRELEKRNTYFTR, encoded by the coding sequence ATGGCAGAACTAGGGAATTGTCCGCAATGTGGAGATATTTATGTGTTAAATAGTATTCGCGATGTGTGTCTTAAATGTTATAAGGAAGAAGAAGCGGATTTCGAAAAGGTGTATCAATTTATTCGGAAAAAGCAGAACCGCACGGCACAAATGGATGAAGTAGTAGAAGCGACTGGTGTGGAAAGAACACTAATTTATAAATTTATTAAAAAGGGCAGAATTAAGCTTGCTCAATTTCCTAATCTTGGATACCCTTGTGCAAAATGTGGAACGATTATTCGTGACGGAAAGCTTTGTCAGCCATGTACGACAGGCATACAAAGTGACTTACAGTTAGTCGAAAAAGAAGAAGAAAGACAAAGAGAGTTAGAAAAAAGGAACACATATTTTACTCGATAA
- a CDS encoding ComF family protein: protein MICVICLATVMPDFNWTYLLSKEPECYLCAGCKEKLEEIKGETCGICGRPLHLLEAVYVENGVCHDCKRWDESEEWKGILGLNQSLFLYNDFLKETIARFKYRGDFRIAASFVSYLPKDLGKNKVVVPIPLSEERLYERGFNQTEAFLLYAKIPYYNCLVRLHSEKQSKKTRKERLEIENIFKLEQKEHIIAQDILLVDDIYTTGSTLRNAAKVLKEAGAKSITSFTIAR, encoded by the coding sequence ATGATTTGTGTGATTTGTTTAGCAACTGTGATGCCGGATTTTAATTGGACTTATCTTTTATCCAAAGAGCCTGAATGCTATTTATGTGCTGGATGTAAGGAGAAGTTAGAAGAAATTAAGGGAGAAACATGCGGTATTTGTGGTCGGCCACTTCATTTGCTAGAGGCTGTCTATGTAGAAAATGGAGTATGCCATGATTGTAAGAGATGGGATGAATCCGAGGAATGGAAAGGAATCTTGGGATTAAATCAGTCGTTATTTTTATATAATGATTTTTTGAAAGAAACAATCGCTCGCTTTAAGTATAGGGGTGACTTTCGAATAGCGGCCTCCTTTGTTTCTTATTTACCGAAGGATTTAGGAAAAAATAAGGTGGTTGTGCCCATTCCATTAAGTGAGGAGCGATTGTATGAAAGAGGATTTAATCAAACAGAAGCATTTCTGCTATATGCAAAAATACCTTATTATAACTGTCTTGTCCGATTACATAGTGAGAAGCAATCGAAAAAAACAAGAAAAGAGCGATTGGAGATAGAAAATATTTTTAAACTAGAGCAGAAAGAACACATTATCGCTCAAGATATTCTCCTTGTTGACGATATATATACTACAGGTTCGACGTTACGAAATGCGGCGAAAGTATTAAAGGAAGCGGGAGCAAAGTCCATCACTTCCTTTACGATTGCAAGATGA
- a CDS encoding DEAD/DEAH box helicase produces MRFYKKDNLLIPTKSNSTHSYRIAEISQTQLPLNEIYPFNPHLQSTLQGKALLYDELPFSQEEIQAHYENGYCSYQKGIDKNARNKYSCKRCGNENQQLFARFPCARCNEECTYCRNCIMMGRISECTPLITWSGPELNQDTKEIALQWSGMLSSGQQEASDKMVEIIENKSELLIWAVCGAGKTEILFKGIKKAMQQNQRVCIATPRTDVVLELAPRLQEVFPEIKVLPVYGGSEDRHHYSPLTISTTHQLFRFQEAFDLVILDEMDAFPYSVDKSLQYAVQKARKEDSTLIYLTATPDKSWQEKCRQKKIPFVTIPARFHQFPLPVPNFQWCGNWEKGLKKDKLPATLHNWIKERVPQSKPILLFVPKIHYMEKVKMLLKPIVGRIETVHAEDPVRKEKVQKMRDKEVDILITTTILERGVTFPNVDVAILGAENQIFTESALVQIAGRVGRKREFPDGTITFFHYGKTNSMVSARKQIMESNKEARERGMLLL; encoded by the coding sequence ATGCGTTTTTATAAAAAAGACAATCTACTCATTCCCACTAAATCAAACTCCACACACTCCTATCGAATAGCAGAAATTTCACAGACTCAACTTCCTCTAAATGAAATATATCCATTCAACCCACATTTGCAATCCACTCTCCAAGGCAAGGCCTTATTATATGATGAACTTCCTTTTTCCCAAGAAGAAATCCAAGCGCATTACGAAAATGGATATTGTTCTTATCAAAAGGGCATTGATAAGAATGCTCGTAATAAATATAGTTGTAAACGGTGTGGGAATGAAAATCAGCAGCTGTTTGCCCGTTTTCCCTGTGCAAGATGTAACGAGGAATGTACTTATTGTCGAAATTGCATCATGATGGGGAGAATTAGTGAATGTACGCCATTGATTACATGGAGTGGACCTGAGCTGAATCAAGACACTAAAGAAATTGCTTTGCAATGGAGCGGAATGCTTTCATCTGGACAGCAAGAGGCATCAGATAAAATGGTGGAGATTATTGAAAATAAATCTGAGCTCCTTATATGGGCAGTATGCGGAGCTGGAAAAACTGAGATTCTTTTCAAAGGAATTAAGAAAGCAATGCAACAAAATCAACGTGTTTGTATTGCTACTCCTCGCACAGATGTTGTCCTCGAATTAGCGCCTCGATTACAGGAGGTTTTTCCAGAAATAAAGGTTTTACCTGTTTATGGTGGCAGTGAAGACCGCCACCATTATAGTCCTCTAACAATTAGCACAACCCACCAGCTCTTTCGTTTCCAAGAAGCATTTGACCTAGTTATTTTAGATGAAATGGACGCTTTTCCTTATTCTGTCGACAAGTCTCTGCAATATGCTGTGCAAAAAGCGAGAAAAGAAGATTCCACGCTTATTTACTTAACGGCAACTCCTGATAAAAGTTGGCAAGAAAAATGTAGGCAGAAAAAGATTCCCTTTGTCACTATCCCTGCACGTTTTCATCAATTCCCTTTGCCTGTGCCAAATTTTCAGTGGTGCGGGAATTGGGAAAAGGGGTTGAAAAAGGATAAGCTGCCTGCAACTCTCCATAACTGGATTAAAGAACGAGTTCCGCAAAGTAAACCAATACTCTTATTTGTCCCGAAAATTCATTATATGGAAAAAGTAAAAATGCTCTTAAAACCAATAGTGGGTAGGATAGAAACAGTTCATGCGGAAGATCCAGTGCGAAAAGAGAAGGTACAAAAAATGCGTGATAAAGAAGTAGATATCCTTATTACAACAACGATTTTAGAGCGCGGTGTTACTTTTCCAAATGTAGATGTTGCAATATTAGGAGCGGAAAATCAAATTTTTACTGAAAGTGCTCTTGTGCAGATTGCGGGAAGGGTAGGAAGGAAAAGAGAATTTCCAGATGGAACGATTACTTTTTTTCATTATGGAAAAACAAACAGCATGGTATCTGCACGGAAGCAAATAATGGAGAGTAACAAAGAGGCGAGGGAAAGGGGGATGCTACTCCTATGA
- a CDS encoding nuclease-related domain-containing protein codes for MIVKPIEYPYRVLQLESLLSRIKVNHPTISLINQDYQWKLAGYRGEKAVDFPLSFLPDDDYFILHDLRLWDGKHFFQIDVLILHAKYALILEVKNIVGELYFDTDLHQMIRIKGKEKEAFPDPILQVNRLKRQLKGWLAVNQFSDIPIYPLVVFSNTKSILRLSPTQITIFKNTVIHKEYLPELIPKLTDSYKTTFLQPDERKKLIKLLKRKHTPLDTEILHKYQVDKKDIITGVKCAYFNQFLMQKHMQHWYCPKCEHKENHVLIPNLKDYYFLFGEKITNSQLRTFLQIDSIYTASRLLAKLNLKVTGSGKKTVHHLSLNLFKSELGGN; via the coding sequence TTGATTGTAAAACCAATTGAATATCCATATCGAGTGCTTCAATTAGAGTCTTTGCTCTCTAGGATTAAAGTGAATCATCCTACTATTTCTTTGATTAATCAAGATTATCAGTGGAAACTGGCGGGATATAGAGGAGAGAAGGCTGTAGATTTCCCCCTTAGCTTTTTACCAGACGATGACTACTTTATTCTTCATGATTTACGACTCTGGGATGGAAAGCACTTTTTCCAAATTGATGTATTAATCCTTCATGCAAAATATGCGTTAATCCTCGAAGTGAAAAACATAGTCGGTGAACTATATTTTGATACAGATCTGCACCAAATGATACGAATAAAAGGAAAAGAGAAAGAGGCATTTCCTGATCCTATTCTTCAGGTGAACAGATTGAAGAGACAACTTAAGGGCTGGTTAGCGGTCAATCAATTCTCCGACATACCTATTTACCCTCTCGTCGTGTTTAGTAATACCAAGTCGATTTTGCGTTTATCCCCCACTCAAATTACAATCTTTAAAAACACTGTAATTCATAAAGAGTATTTGCCAGAATTAATTCCTAAACTTACTGATTCATATAAAACAACCTTCCTCCAACCAGATGAAAGAAAGAAATTGATTAAATTATTAAAAAGAAAGCACACTCCTTTAGATACGGAAATCCTGCATAAATATCAGGTGGATAAAAAAGATATTATTACAGGTGTAAAATGTGCATACTTTAATCAATTTTTGATGCAAAAACATATGCAACATTGGTATTGCCCCAAGTGCGAACATAAAGAAAATCATGTTTTGATACCAAATTTAAAAGATTATTACTTTCTTTTTGGCGAAAAAATCACGAATTCTCAACTTAGGACATTTCTACAAATCGATTCGATTTACACTGCTTCAAGATTACTAGCGAAATTAAACCTGAAAGTGACAGGATCAGGAAAAAAGACGGTCCATCACTTATCATTAAACCTATTCAAATCCGAATTAGGAGGTAACTAA
- a CDS encoding DegV family protein: MKTAIVTDSTAYIPLEVREKYDIHMIPLTVILDTEVYEEERELRAAEFYEIIKTKDLPTTSQPPIGKFVELFEKLSENYDEVISVHLSSGISGTYQGAISAGDMVEGIDVFAFDTEVSCMVQGFYAIEAAKLAKQGKTAAEIMPILDELKETSHAYFMVDDLSNLQRGGRLSSAQAIIGSLLQVKPLLHFQDKLIVPFEKIRTKKRAMKRIVELLREATNGDPYYAVIIHANREEEAIEWKAELEQEFPNIEFSLSYFGAVIGTHLGEGSMGLGWMKKRE; encoded by the coding sequence ATGAAAACAGCTATTGTTACAGATAGTACAGCATATATCCCTCTAGAAGTGAGGGAAAAATATGATATACATATGATTCCATTGACGGTGATTCTTGATACAGAAGTGTATGAGGAAGAAAGAGAATTAAGAGCTGCCGAATTTTATGAAATAATTAAAACAAAGGACTTGCCAACGACCTCTCAACCACCAATTGGAAAATTTGTGGAGCTATTTGAAAAGCTATCTGAGAATTATGATGAAGTAATCAGCGTCCACTTATCAAGTGGAATTAGCGGTACGTATCAAGGGGCAATTTCTGCTGGAGACATGGTGGAAGGAATAGACGTATTCGCTTTCGATACGGAAGTAAGCTGTATGGTTCAAGGGTTTTATGCAATTGAAGCAGCAAAGTTAGCTAAGCAAGGAAAAACAGCAGCAGAAATTATGCCAATTCTTGATGAATTGAAAGAAACAAGCCATGCCTACTTTATGGTAGACGATTTGTCCAATCTCCAGCGAGGAGGACGCCTTTCAAGCGCACAAGCAATAATAGGTAGCCTTCTTCAAGTAAAACCACTGCTTCATTTCCAAGATAAATTAATCGTTCCATTTGAAAAAATCCGTACAAAAAAAAGAGCGATGAAGCGCATTGTAGAACTTTTACGAGAAGCAACAAATGGAGATCCCTACTACGCAGTCATTATCCATGCTAATCGAGAAGAAGAGGCAATAGAATGGAAAGCCGAATTAGAGCAAGAATTCCCGAACATTGAATTCTCCTTAAGCTACTTTGGAGCTGTAATCGGAACACACTTAGGTGAAGGGTCAATGGGACTTGGGTGGATGAAGAAAAGAGAATAG
- the sda gene encoding sporulation histidine kinase inhibitor Sda, protein MNGINRISDPILLKAYTDAVKLELAEEFIMILLTELMRRKIPIPNSPPK, encoded by the coding sequence ATGAATGGAATAAACAGGATTTCGGATCCTATTCTATTAAAAGCATATACGGATGCTGTAAAACTAGAGCTAGCAGAAGAGTTCATCATGATCCTCCTTACTGAACTAATGAGAAGAAAAATTCCAATCCCAAATTCCCCTCCAAAATAA
- a CDS encoding response regulator transcription factor produces MTIKIVIIDDHQLFREGVKRILDFESSFEVVAEGDDGTQAIQLIEEYQPDVTIMDINMPTINGVEATRQLLEKFPETKVIILSIHDDENYVTHALKTGASGYLLKEMDADALIEAVKVVADGGSYLHPKVTHNLVNEYRRLALENANSDEHHVQVVEIRRPLHLLTRRECEVLQLLADGKSNRGIGEALFISEKTVKNHVSNILQKMNVNDRTQAVVVAIKNGWVEVR; encoded by the coding sequence TTGACAATAAAAATAGTTATTATCGACGATCACCAATTGTTTAGAGAAGGGGTAAAAAGAATTCTTGACTTCGAATCGAGTTTCGAGGTTGTAGCTGAGGGGGATGATGGTACACAAGCCATTCAGTTAATTGAAGAATATCAACCAGACGTAACGATTATGGATATAAACATGCCTACTATTAATGGAGTAGAGGCAACAAGACAATTATTAGAGAAATTCCCTGAAACAAAGGTCATTATTTTATCCATCCATGATGATGAAAACTATGTAACCCATGCACTAAAAACAGGAGCAAGCGGTTATCTGCTAAAAGAAATGGATGCAGATGCACTAATTGAAGCTGTTAAAGTAGTAGCAGATGGCGGTTCCTATTTACATCCAAAGGTAACCCACAATCTAGTAAATGAATATCGTCGTTTAGCATTAGAAAATGCCAACTCCGATGAACATCATGTACAAGTGGTGGAAATTAGAAGACCGTTACATTTATTAACAAGACGTGAATGTGAAGTCTTACAGCTTCTTGCTGATGGAAAAAGTAACCGAGGAATCGGTGAGGCATTATTTATAAGTGAAAAAACAGTTAAAAACCATGTAAGTAATATTTTACAAAAAATGAACGTAAACGACCGTACACAAGCAGTAGTTGTTGCTATTAAAAACGGTTGGGTAGAAGTTCGTTAA
- a CDS encoding sensor histidine kinase, with protein sequence MLIRKFDTKTLDYIVEQMIQTVGSSKDEIFRIGEQCRQDYETLTEELKEMKVLVLETIEKGDKLEIQSRFARKRLSEVSKHFNEYSEAEVREAYERAHTLQMDLSMNRHLEKQYRERRDDLERRLLGLDETIERAEHLVTQISVVMNYLVSDLKQVGEVLEDAKQKQDFGLKIIGAQEEEKKRLSREIHDGPAQMMANVMMRSDLVERIYKERGATEAFEEIRNLKVMVRSALYEVRRIIYDLRPMALDDLGLIPTLKKYLKTIEEYHESTKIEFATIGKEARLPSKYEVALFRLVQESVQNALKHADASNIAVKVELRRDQIIVLVKDNGKGFDKNQKKAESFGLIGMRERVQLLDGEITIDSKIGVGTIVMINVPIR encoded by the coding sequence ATGTTAATAAGGAAATTTGACACAAAAACGTTAGATTATATTGTGGAACAAATGATTCAGACCGTTGGTTCCAGCAAAGACGAAATTTTTCGTATTGGAGAACAATGTCGACAAGATTATGAAACCCTTACCGAAGAATTAAAAGAAATGAAAGTACTTGTGTTAGAAACGATAGAAAAAGGAGACAAGCTAGAAATCCAGTCTCGATTTGCTCGTAAACGCTTATCAGAAGTGAGTAAGCATTTTAATGAATACTCAGAAGCGGAAGTACGTGAAGCTTATGAAAGAGCACATACATTGCAAATGGATTTAAGCATGAATCGTCACCTAGAAAAGCAATATCGAGAGCGTCGAGATGATTTGGAGCGCCGGTTGTTAGGGCTGGACGAAACAATTGAGCGGGCAGAACATCTGGTAACGCAAATTTCTGTCGTAATGAATTACTTAGTTAGTGATTTAAAACAGGTTGGCGAAGTGTTAGAAGACGCCAAGCAAAAGCAGGATTTTGGACTGAAAATCATTGGAGCTCAGGAAGAAGAGAAAAAAAGACTTTCTCGGGAAATACATGATGGACCAGCACAAATGATGGCAAATGTAATGATGCGTTCTGATTTAGTGGAAAGAATATATAAAGAGCGTGGAGCTACAGAGGCTTTTGAAGAAATCAGAAATTTAAAAGTCATGGTTCGAAGTGCATTATATGAGGTAAGACGAATTATTTATGATCTTCGCCCAATGGCTTTAGATGATTTAGGCCTTATTCCAACGTTAAAAAAATATCTGAAAACAATAGAAGAGTATCATGAATCAACCAAAATTGAATTTGCCACAATAGGAAAAGAAGCAAGGCTTCCAAGTAAGTACGAAGTTGCGCTTTTTCGCTTAGTTCAAGAATCCGTACAAAATGCTTTAAAGCATGCAGACGCATCTAATATTGCAGTAAAAGTAGAATTACGAAGAGATCAAATCATCGTTTTGGTTAAGGATAATGGAAAAGGCTTCGATAAGAATCAGAAGAAGGCAGAATCCTTTGGCTTAATTGGAATGAGAGAAAGAGTACAACTCCTTGATGGGGAAATAACCATCGATTCCAAAATCGGAGTTGGAACCATTGTTATGATCAACGTTCCTATTAGATGA
- a CDS encoding YigZ family protein — protein MLPSYLTVPSYGEYELIIQKSRFIAHIARTETEEAAQAFIGEIKKKHKDATHNCSAYLIGEHDQIQKANDDGEPSGTAGVPILEVLKKKGLKDSTVVVTRYFGGIKLGAGGLIRAYGKTTSEGLANVGIIERKLKQIIGVSIEYPLLGKMENELRSANYQIKDIHYLEKVEIEVFVDSNEVESYKAWITDLTNGQGIITEKESLYAESFI, from the coding sequence ATGCTTCCTTCCTATCTTACTGTGCCTAGCTACGGAGAATATGAGCTCATTATTCAAAAATCACGTTTTATTGCTCATATTGCTCGAACAGAAACAGAAGAAGCAGCTCAGGCTTTCATAGGAGAAATCAAGAAAAAACATAAAGACGCAACCCATAATTGTTCGGCTTATTTAATTGGGGAACATGACCAAATTCAAAAGGCAAATGATGATGGAGAACCAAGCGGAACAGCAGGAGTACCAATCCTGGAAGTACTCAAGAAAAAGGGGCTAAAAGATTCTACCGTTGTGGTAACGAGATATTTTGGTGGCATTAAACTTGGGGCAGGTGGCCTTATTCGTGCTTACGGAAAAACAACCTCTGAAGGATTAGCAAACGTCGGCATCATTGAAAGAAAACTAAAGCAAATAATCGGTGTCTCCATTGAGTACCCTTTACTTGGAAAAATGGAAAATGAATTACGTTCAGCAAACTATCAAATCAAAGATATTCACTATTTAGAGAAAGTCGAAATCGAAGTCTTTGTCGATTCAAATGAAGTCGAGTCATACAAAGCTTGGATAACAGACTTAACGAATGGACAAGGTATTATTACAGAAAAAGAATCGCTGTATGCTGAATCTTTCATTTGA
- a CDS encoding LCP family protein, whose protein sequence is MAKNTREHYIKDTRNKKRKKIKLFIFVPLLVIILAGVGYGATLISKAKSVVEDSYEPIDRDSLREAKVDPNIDDVSILFIGVDDSEKRSSASGTTRSRSDALMVATLNEKEKSVKLLSIPRDSYVYIPERGYYDKITHAHYFGGVSSTLDTVEGLLEIPIDYYVKMNFDAFMDVVDALGGINVDVPVTFTEQNSKDKAGAIHLEEGYQELDGEEALALARTRKIDNDIERGKRQQLIMEAIMKKAVSVEGITKYSKVMEAVGSNMTTDLSFSDMQSLIAYATADNGLQVETLTLAGADGRVDGKYIYQLDELALAETKSILQQHLGVSSSINSETDETDSSNETETDMTDTTTDTSTLN, encoded by the coding sequence ATGGCAAAAAATACAAGAGAACATTATATAAAAGATACTAGAAATAAAAAACGAAAAAAAATAAAGCTTTTTATATTTGTACCATTGCTTGTCATTATTTTAGCAGGCGTTGGATATGGAGCAACCCTCATTTCAAAAGCAAAATCAGTTGTCGAAGATTCTTACGAGCCAATTGACCGAGACTCATTAAGAGAAGCAAAAGTAGATCCTAATATTGATGATGTTTCCATTCTATTTATTGGAGTAGATGACAGCGAAAAAAGATCAAGTGCATCTGGAACAACTCGTTCTCGATCCGATGCTTTAATGGTAGCTACTTTAAACGAGAAAGAAAAATCCGTTAAATTGCTAAGTATTCCTCGTGACTCCTATGTATATATTCCTGAACGTGGCTATTACGATAAAATAACCCATGCACACTATTTCGGTGGTGTCTCTTCTACCTTAGATACAGTAGAAGGATTACTTGAAATTCCTATTGACTATTATGTGAAAATGAATTTTGATGCTTTCATGGATGTTGTCGATGCTTTAGGCGGTATTAATGTCGATGTTCCAGTTACTTTTACAGAGCAGAACTCTAAAGATAAAGCAGGCGCAATTCATCTGGAAGAAGGATATCAAGAATTGGACGGCGAAGAGGCACTTGCCCTAGCCAGAACAAGAAAAATTGATAACGACATTGAGCGTGGTAAAAGACAACAGTTAATCATGGAAGCAATCATGAAAAAGGCTGTATCAGTAGAAGGAATTACAAAATATTCAAAAGTAATGGAAGCTGTAGGAAGCAATATGACAACAGATCTATCATTCAGCGATATGCAATCCTTAATTGCTTATGCAACAGCAGACAATGGTTTACAAGTTGAGACACTTACATTAGCTGGTGCTGATGGACGAGTGGATGGAAAATATATTTATCAATTAGATGAATTAGCTTTAGCTGAAACAAAATCCATTCTTCAGCAGCATTTAGGAGTAAGTAGCAGTATTAATTCAGAAACTGACGAAACTGACAGTTCTAATGAAACGGAAACGGATATGACAGATACTACAACAGATACTTCCACTTTGAACTAA